A window from Polyangiaceae bacterium encodes these proteins:
- a CDS encoding ParA family protein yields MLTIAVMNFKGGVGKTTLSILLANELAQRGHRVLLSDCDPQNSAMAWQSWSKSNLMVERVEKIRPKKTERSDVDMNVLDCPPRYGDQCIAAAIASDVALVPVMPGPLDYAATGLLVETLREANKRRTSPLPALLVANRTMPRSVVSRLLVETLNKLATQVDGARVFETALPQRTAYVEALMGTWTPLAKEARTPVRALCDEALALAGRKMTWARKDLSFDTFVPVKPIQTTAHVERVAANVKRLVVDISPAIHRQLVERCIPFDTMKAYVLFIVNKQQHRAKVSSTPIPPMRGQKRVIIELPEAEADALTDKAKEKGFPSFREFVLRCLEAEGLGSRRSGRHETPAQKSCRCPLMRRPLNSWRKRQVSSSYARRALPVTRENHVRAVRKCMADAQRDERKALDAIFDIENFDEFYAKKTRRRCQTWRHFAEQHQGHKLQLKVVPPLWRH; encoded by the coding sequence ATGTTGACCATCGCGGTGATGAACTTCAAAGGCGGCGTAGGGAAGACCACGCTATCGATCTTGCTCGCAAACGAACTCGCGCAACGTGGGCATCGAGTGCTCCTCTCGGATTGTGATCCTCAGAACAGCGCCATGGCGTGGCAGAGTTGGTCGAAGTCGAACCTGATGGTCGAACGCGTCGAGAAGATTCGTCCGAAAAAAACGGAACGCTCCGACGTCGACATGAACGTCCTCGATTGTCCGCCCCGATATGGTGACCAATGCATCGCGGCCGCGATTGCCTCCGACGTGGCTTTGGTCCCCGTCATGCCCGGCCCGCTCGACTATGCCGCTACGGGGCTGCTCGTCGAGACCTTGCGCGAAGCAAATAAGCGCCGAACGTCGCCGCTGCCGGCTCTGCTCGTGGCGAATCGAACGATGCCCCGATCCGTCGTGAGCCGTTTGCTCGTCGAGACGCTCAACAAGCTGGCAACGCAAGTCGATGGCGCCCGCGTTTTCGAGACGGCGCTGCCGCAGCGCACAGCTTACGTCGAGGCGCTCATGGGGACATGGACGCCGCTTGCGAAAGAGGCGAGGACTCCCGTTCGTGCATTGTGCGATGAGGCTTTGGCTTTGGCGGGGCGTAAAATGACATGGGCAAGAAAAGACCTCTCCTTCGATACATTTGTCCCGGTAAAACCGATCCAGACGACCGCGCACGTCGAGCGAGTCGCGGCAAATGTAAAGCGTTTGGTCGTGGATATTTCGCCAGCAATTCATCGGCAGCTCGTCGAGCGGTGCATTCCGTTCGACACGATGAAGGCGTATGTGCTCTTCATCGTCAACAAGCAGCAGCACCGCGCGAAGGTTTCATCGACGCCCATTCCGCCGATGCGCGGTCAAAAACGCGTCATCATCGAGCTCCCCGAGGCCGAAGCTGACGCCCTCACCGACAAAGCGAAAGAGAAGGGCTTTCCAAGCTTCCGCGAGTTCGTCCTGCGCTGCTTGGAAGCCGAAGGGCTCGGATCGAGGCGAAGCGGTCGACATGAAACGCCGGCGCAAAAAAGCTGCCGATGCCCTCTGATGAGGAGGCCATTGAATTCTTGGCGAAAACGCCAAGTTTCGTCATCCTATGCGAGACGTGCACTGCCGGTTACGCGTGAGAATCACGTTCGAGCAGTTCGAAAGTGTATGGCGGATGCTCAGCGGGACGAACGAAAGGCTCTGGATGCGATTTTCGACATCGAGAATTTCGACGAGTTTTATGCCAAAAAAACCCGGAGACGCTGTCAGACATGGCGACATTTTGCGGAACAGCACCAGGGTCACAAGCTGCAACTGAAGGTTGTGCCGCCGTTGTGGAGGCATTGA
- a CDS encoding trypsin-like peptidase domain-containing protein, protein MTTNTPLPSPPAQPPLTQNVETETPRIVSQGAVLQPAPSTPITSPLSKQTTGASAPQSAGQRLLLPLLVAALVLTGLAAFYFVRRDSNGTAVPPSNSDIAQPPPTSGRGLETLAPSGELIARWKSAVVLIESYAFKGNDIIHIEGKTSQGTGFFVSADGLIATAHHVIRQVDDGLDHRIAVKLLDTSKFEQVLCLAEDKENDLAVIKIAKQGTEYLRLSSTDSIPQTTRIFVIGHPGKGTYSEFWSVTQGSVTSRAIGPDEKEYYGVDARIEPGNSGGPVLLTGGEVIGVADWKVTATSMNYAVPVQKLRTLIERSKDAKGSPCGIGGKMTW, encoded by the coding sequence ATGACTACCAATACACCTCTACCAAGCCCACCAGCTCAGCCACCATTGACCCAGAACGTTGAGACTGAAACGCCACGCATTGTTTCGCAGGGAGCGGTCTTGCAACCTGCACCGTCTACACCGATCACGTCGCCTCTGAGCAAGCAAACAACTGGTGCGTCTGCACCGCAGTCGGCAGGGCAGCGATTGCTGCTGCCTTTGCTAGTCGCAGCATTGGTACTCACTGGACTGGCTGCATTTTATTTTGTGCGGCGAGACTCTAATGGTACCGCAGTTCCTCCCTCTAATTCTGATATCGCTCAGCCTCCTCCCACGAGCGGTCGCGGGCTCGAGACCCTAGCCCCAAGTGGGGAGTTGATTGCACGGTGGAAATCAGCTGTTGTGCTCATTGAATCGTATGCATTCAAGGGAAACGACATCATTCACATTGAGGGCAAAACTTCGCAAGGCACGGGCTTTTTCGTCTCCGCTGACGGGTTGATCGCGACGGCACATCACGTTATTCGGCAAGTTGATGACGGTTTGGATCACCGGATCGCGGTAAAATTACTGGACACGTCAAAGTTCGAGCAAGTGCTTTGTCTTGCCGAGGACAAAGAGAACGATCTCGCGGTAATAAAAATAGCAAAACAAGGTACCGAGTATTTGCGACTTTCATCCACTGACAGCATTCCACAAACAACACGAATTTTCGTAATTGGACATCCTGGCAAGGGAACCTATAGCGAATTCTGGTCTGTGACTCAAGGCAGCGTGACCAGTCGTGCAATTGGTCCAGATGAGAAAGAGTATTACGGCGTCGATGCACGCATCGAGCCTGGTAACAGTGGCGGTCCAGTGTTGCTTACCGGAGGCGAGGTTATCGGAGTGGCAGACTGGAAGGTAACGGCAACGTCGATGAACTATGCAGTTCCTGTGCAGAAGCTTCGAACGCTGATCGAGCGATCGAAGGATGCAAAAGGAAGTCCTTGTGGAATTGGCGGAAAGATGACGTGGTAG
- a CDS encoding protein phosphatase 2C domain-containing protein, which yields MVRHRLLRIGKKGEAKATSDDAGAGNDTARVYAVADGASVSFLPGPWAQFLVDAACTSGLPTKRELTRWLAGPREQWRKRQAEAAAGGAWWNNQGRRGAATFCGIAVEHKNDLVEWSAVTIGDACVFLVCGNNLLRSLPLESSAGFNSTPRCLFSTPSDPEPEINIWKDNATTEDVFILATDALAKWLLQRHEAGMPVWNRISQIASEDELLQLVDQERDANRMENDDVTLLVVRMEKEPDTDVNFVQSATEPSRSFTREQDHQQKSIAKTSAAQSLPAYHTTRKPPTRKESTLDESTKLAEPSPAYHAARKPSSRKVSTLDEPIELAEPKRNKSDTKGRAPSYPNIMFVSAVVSAVVSVLVSFWIQTRGSAQNSAPVTPSSGNATTAPSRGTPPTATVSRRDASVSSSIPSASASTVTNVTIAGWVDCSQKKYGANPKDAQHQFEAQEPVYDDKDGDRMRGKLLQKAEYRVTEHHIRSADKFNRCQIQIDSSNLTQ from the coding sequence GTGGTTCGGCATCGGCTTCTGCGCATTGGCAAGAAAGGCGAAGCTAAGGCCACGAGCGACGATGCGGGGGCCGGCAATGATACCGCTCGCGTTTACGCAGTAGCGGACGGAGCCTCCGTGTCGTTTCTCCCAGGCCCGTGGGCGCAGTTTCTTGTAGACGCGGCCTGTACGAGCGGATTACCAACGAAAAGAGAACTTACAAGATGGCTCGCTGGTCCAAGAGAACAGTGGCGCAAGCGCCAAGCGGAAGCTGCGGCAGGTGGAGCATGGTGGAATAATCAGGGGCGTCGCGGCGCCGCTACATTCTGTGGGATTGCGGTTGAGCACAAGAACGACCTCGTGGAATGGTCTGCAGTGACTATTGGGGACGCATGCGTTTTCCTAGTTTGTGGGAACAATTTGTTGCGATCATTGCCGCTGGAGTCGAGCGCCGGCTTCAATTCGACTCCCCGCTGTTTGTTCAGCACCCCGTCCGATCCAGAGCCGGAAATCAATATTTGGAAGGACAACGCCACGACGGAAGACGTCTTCATTTTGGCGACCGATGCATTGGCAAAATGGTTGCTCCAGCGACATGAAGCTGGAATGCCAGTGTGGAATCGCATTAGCCAGATCGCATCAGAAGACGAGCTACTCCAGCTCGTAGATCAGGAACGCGATGCGAATAGAATGGAGAACGATGATGTCACGCTGCTTGTCGTCAGAATGGAGAAGGAACCAGATACCGATGTAAATTTCGTACAGAGCGCAACGGAGCCCTCCCGATCTTTCACGCGCGAACAAGATCATCAGCAGAAGTCGATCGCAAAGACATCGGCTGCGCAATCACTGCCCGCATACCATACGACTCGAAAACCTCCTACAAGGAAAGAATCGACGCTGGACGAATCTACCAAACTCGCCGAACCATCGCCCGCGTACCATGCAGCTCGAAAACCCTCGTCCAGGAAAGTGTCGACACTGGACGAACCCATTGAACTGGCCGAGCCTAAACGCAATAAGTCTGACACCAAGGGGAGAGCTCCTAGCTACCCTAATATCATGTTTGTCTCGGCCGTGGTCTCAGCCGTGGTCTCAGTGCTTGTTTCTTTTTGGATCCAGACACGAGGTTCAGCACAAAATTCGGCTCCAGTAACACCAAGTTCGGGAAACGCGACAACCGCTCCCTCTCGAGGCACGCCACCCACTGCAACAGTCTCCCGTCGCGATGCAAGCGTTTCCTCATCAATCCCAAGTGCAAGTGCCTCCACAGTGACCAATGTGACCATAGCTGGCTGGGTCGATTGCTCACAAAAAAAATACGGTGCAAATCCCAAAGATGCCCAACACCAGTTTGAGGCGCAAGAACCTGTCTATGATGACAAGGATGGCGACAGAATGCGGGGGAAACTGCTCCAGAAGGCGGAGTATCGGGTGACGGAGCATCACATAAGATCAGCCGACAAGTTCAATCGTTGTCAAATACAAATCGATTCCAGCAATCTGACGCAATGA
- a CDS encoding VWA domain-containing protein: MYKQLFSKSTPGCILILIDQSGSMDEGFNGAQPNAADPFSRKDGACAMAVNRVIREIALAAQKGDVISPRCDLGVVGYGRQIGSAFRGTLQGKGLVSIADVAVSPQRVDTVKQKVPDGAGGLVDMEMPFPVWVDPIADGSTPMADAFELGAGWVREWVASHENSFPPVIINITDGAPDDAGRAATAAQAISNLKTSDGSALLLNVHISQRKGHAISLPDAEGALPDEYAKFLFRMSSVLPAPLQASAAAQGFNVSPSSRGFIYNADAETLVRLLAFGSNPTGR, encoded by the coding sequence GTGTACAAGCAACTTTTCTCGAAAAGCACGCCTGGATGCATCTTGATCCTGATCGATCAATCCGGTTCCATGGATGAAGGCTTCAACGGTGCGCAACCCAATGCCGCAGATCCCTTCAGTCGAAAGGACGGAGCATGCGCGATGGCCGTAAACCGAGTGATTCGTGAAATCGCACTCGCAGCGCAGAAGGGTGACGTAATTTCGCCACGATGTGATCTCGGTGTGGTTGGATACGGACGACAAATTGGATCTGCATTCCGTGGTACATTGCAGGGCAAGGGGCTCGTTTCGATCGCAGATGTTGCGGTATCACCACAACGAGTCGATACGGTAAAGCAAAAAGTCCCTGACGGTGCAGGTGGTCTGGTGGACATGGAAATGCCTTTCCCAGTTTGGGTGGACCCCATAGCAGATGGTTCTACACCAATGGCAGACGCGTTCGAACTTGGCGCAGGTTGGGTACGTGAATGGGTTGCCTCTCATGAGAATAGCTTCCCTCCAGTAATCATCAATATCACCGATGGAGCACCAGATGATGCTGGTCGGGCGGCGACAGCCGCCCAAGCAATATCCAATCTAAAAACGTCGGATGGCTCTGCTCTCCTTCTGAATGTACACATTTCGCAACGGAAGGGTCACGCTATTTCTCTTCCAGATGCAGAGGGCGCTTTGCCCGACGAGTATGCGAAATTCTTATTTCGCATGTCGTCTGTCCTGCCAGCACCACTCCAGGCATCAGCCGCCGCGCAAGGTTTTAACGTCTCGCCGTCGTCACGAGGATTCATCTATAACGCGGACGCCGAAACACTCGTGCGATTGCTTGCGTTCGGTAGTAACCCCACGGGAAGATGA